A genome region from Cydia pomonella isolate Wapato2018A chromosome 21, ilCydPomo1, whole genome shotgun sequence includes the following:
- the LOC133529888 gene encoding uncharacterized protein K02A2.6-like, producing the protein MLLLKALEPNIEVTAQRLSDQVRVIQRRKRLDDSTLDRLRLEALSARSTSTSARDPPATSPDPVPAPDQAPRAPRVDLSADEEEEFAQSDQTFDDLVKLVREHLEPERSEIAERHIFRQRKQLLGESIREYLQNLKHLAKTCNFGTGLEVNLRDQFVSGLLSEEMRSRLFAVRAIDYKRAVELALALEAAEKHAAVGAPAGASASASASAPPDDGLHRVGAARRRGAGPAAAATAAPRAPCARCGKTGHAEGRCRYKQFSCDACGEKGHLKVMCRKEVFKKSTKGEDTMAESLKQEFPEVFAGGLGTFKSRLQLRLKDDTPVFVKARALPLALRERVERELDRLQREGVIYKVDRSEYGTPIVPVVKANGTIRICGDYKITINPRLKDFHYPLPRIEDLFALLGGGEQYTKLDLSNAFQQCVLEEESQPMTAITTHVGTFVYKRVPFGIKCIPENFQKIMEETLSGLPSTAVFADDICVTGKDKATHMSNLRAVLQRLKENGLRINFAKCQFFKDSVNYLGYRIDKYGLHTDERKIAAIVNAPAPSNVTQLKSFMGLVNFYAKFCANMSDILKPMYSLLKKNVKWNWDESCDDAFKKIKKVLSSAPVLAHYNPSLPLILSVDSSPYGLGAALTQRGADGVERPLCCASRTLNAAECNYSQIDKEALAIVFGVTKHHQYVYGRKFTLRTDHRALSYIFGKNKGLPVTAASRLQRYAVKLAAYDFNIEFIRSERNCYADALSRLPLVSQNRPSIKDEGCSYLNFVEGDFPLSFKEVKSELAKDPVLSKIYGYVMFGWPNNSSESEKPYFNRKESLNIDQGCLIWGYRVVIPKSLRVAVLNELHGGHPGIVKMKQIARNYVWWDTLDADIERVAEQCAACRAQRPAPAPVPLHSWPWPEEPWARLNLDFLGPFNNVYYLVIIDAHSKWIEVEKIKTGSASMVIDCLRTLFARFGLPKQLVTDNGPPFSSAEFGSYLRRNGIRHTLVAPYHPASNGAAENAVRTIKRVLKKAVIENEKDVVALSRFLFMYRNTEHSTTKKEPAVALLGRRLRGRLDLLRPDTADVVRTAQRASERRSERHAPRQAEQGAEVLVRDYARGAHKWAEGLVLAREGPVSYVVRTSDGRTHKRHVDQLHFRKSRFTLSDIDAKAPNISPVSDQPADKVQVDIPDATGLPADDTDKNDGEGGGEDEYGTPPGTPTKRDERSRRKAAVRCLERFKQM; encoded by the exons ATGTtacttttaaaa gctcttgaaccGAACATCGAAGTGACTGCGCAACGATTATCGGATCAGGTGCGAGTCATCCAGCGGCGAAAGCGGTTGGATGACTCTACACTTGATCGGCTCCGCCTGGAGGCTCTTTCTGCTCGCTCAACCTCCACCTCGGCGCGGGACCCGCCCGCTACGTCGCCGGATCCGGTGCCGGCACCAGACCAGGCACCGAGGGCGCCGCGGGTGGATCTCAGTGCCGACGAGGAGGAGGAGTTCGCGCAGAGT GACCAAACATTCGACGACTTAGTCAAGCTAGTAAGGGAGCATTTGGAACCCGAGAGATCGGAAATAGCGGAACGACACATCTTCCGTCAAAGAAAGCAGCTACTCGGTGAAAGTATACGCGAATACCTACAGAATTTAAAACATCTGGCCAAAACGTGTAACTTCGGGACGGGTCTCGAGGTCAACCTTCGCGATCAATTCGTGTCGGGGCTGCTGAGCGAAGAGATGAGGTCGAGGCTATTTGCCGTGCGGGCCATCGACTACAAGCGCGCCGTAGAGCTTGCCCTGGCTCTAGAGGCGGCAGAGAAGCACGCGGCGGTGGGCGCTCCGGCGGGCGCGTCAGCGTCGGCGTCGGCGTCGGCGCCGCCGGACGACGGTCTGCATCGCGTGggagcggcgcggcgccggggcgcgggcccggcggcggcggcgacggccGCGCCGCGGGCGCCGTGTGCGCGCTGCGGCAAGACCGGTCACGCGGAGGGCAGATGTCGGTACAAACAATTTTCATGCGACGCGTGCGGTGAAAAAGGCCATTTGAAAGTGATGTGCAGAAAGGAGGTATTTAAAAAGTCAACAAAAG GTGAGGACACGATGGCAGAATCTCTTAAGCAAGAGTTTCCAGAAGTTTTCGCTGGGGGGTTAGGCACGTTCAAGTCGCGACTGCAGCTCCGTCTCAAGGACGACACGCCAGTTTTTGTTAAGGCGCGGGCGTTACCGTTGGCGCTTCGCGAGCGCGTGGAACGGGAGCTCGATCGCTTACAGCGGGAGGGGGTTATTTATAAAGTCGACAGATCAGAATATGGGACCCCTATAGTGCCTGTAGTAAAAGCAAATGGCACCATACGTATCTGTGGCgactataaaataacaataaatccGCGGTTAAAAGATTTTCATTACCCGCTACCGCGGATCGAGGACCTGTTTGCTCTTTTGGGCGGAGGCGAACAGTATACCAAACTGGACCTGTCTAACGCCTTTCAGCAATGTGTTCTGGAGGAGGAGTCACAGCCGATGACGGCCATAACCACTCACGTCGGTACATTTGTATACAAACGCGTCCCGTTCGGAATAAAGTGTATTCCCGAAAACTTTCAAAAGATCATGGAGGAGACGTTGAGTGGTTTGCCGTCGACGGCCGTGTTCGCCGACGATATTTGTGTAACGGGGAAAGACAAGGCAACGCATATGTCTAACTTAAGAGCCGTTTTACAGAGATTAAAAGAGAACGGCTTACGAATTAATTTTGCTAAGTGTCAATTTTTTAAAGACAGTGTAAACTACCTGGGCTATAGAATTGATAAGTATGGTTTGCATACGGATGAACGAAAAATTGCTGCTATTGTTAATGCCCCGGCCCCCTCAAATGTAACACAACTTAAAAGTTTTATGGGGCTTGTTAATTTTTATGCAAAATTCTGTGCTAATATGAGCgatattttaaaaccaatgtacagtcttttaaagaaaaatgtaaaatgGAATTGGGACGAATCATGTGATGacgcctttaaaaaaattaaaaaagtgttAAGCAGTGCTCCAGTGTTAGCACACTATAATCCATCACTGCCGCTAATTCTTTCGGTGGACAGCAGCCCTTACGGCCTGGGCGCGGCCTTGACTCAACGGGGCGCGGACGGCGTGGAGCGACCTCTGTGCTGCGCTTCGCGCACGCTGAACGCCGCCGAGTGCAACTACTCGCAAATCGACAAGGAGGCGCTGGCGATCGTGTTTGGTGTCACTAAACACCACCAGTATGTGTACGGGCGGAAATTCACGTTGCGGACGGACCACAGGGCACTCAGCTACATATTTGGTAAAAACAAAGGGCTACCGGTGACTGCGGCAAGCCGTTTGCAGCGTTACGCGGTAAAGTTAGCCGCGTatgattttaatattgaatttatccGATCAGAGCGGAACTGTTATGCGGACGCTCTTTCTCGTCTTCCTTTAGTTAGTCAGAATAGGCCGAGTATAAAAGACGAGGGATGTAGCTATTTAAATTTCGTAGAAGGGGATTTTCCACTTAGTTTTAAGGAGGTTAAAAGTGAGTTGGCGAAAGACCCCGTTCTGAGCAAAATTTACGGGTACGTTATGTTCGGATGGCCAAATAATAGCAGTGAGTCAGAAAAGCCTTATTTTAATCGAAAAGAATCTCTTAATATAGACCAGGGTTGTTTAATATGGGGATATCGAGTGGTTATTCCAAAATCTTTACGAGTTGCGGTTTTGAACGAATTACACGGTGGCCACCCCGGTATTGTAAAGATGAAACAGATCGCGCGGAATTACGTTTGGTGGGACACACTGGACGCGGACATCGAGCGGGTGGCGGAGCAGTGCGCCGCATGCCGCGCGCAGCGCCCTGCGCCGGCGCCCGTGCCGCTGCACTCGTGGCCGTGGCCAGAGGAACCCTGGGCGAGATTAAACTTAGATTTTCTGGGgccttttaataatgtttattatttagttataatcGACGCTCACTCTAAATGGATAGAGGTCGAAAAAATTAAAACGGGATCTGCTTCTATGGTAATTGATTGTTTACGAACACTATTTGCACGCTTTGGCCTGCCGAAACAATTAGTCACCGACAACGGGCCACCGTTTTCATCGGCCGAATTCGGCTCTTATCTTAGACGAAACGGAATTCGACACACCTTAGTAGCTCCTTATCATCCGGCCAGCAATGGCGCGGCCGAAAATGCGGTACGTACCATTAAGCGAGTGTTAAAAAAAGCTGTTATCGAGAACGAGAAGGATGTCGTGGCTCTCAGTAGGTTTCTGTTCATGTACAGAAATACGGAACACAGTACTACTAAGAAAGAACCGGCGGTGGCGCTTCTAGGGCGGCGGCTACGCGGTCGCCTCGACCTGCTGCGGCCCGACACTGCGGACGTGGTGCGCACCGCGCAGCGGGCCAGCGAGCGGCGCAGCGAGCGCCACGCGCCGCGCCAGGCAGAGCAGGGGGCCGAGGTTCTGGTGCGAGACTACGCGCGCGGAGCGCACAAGTGGGCCGAGGGCCTGGTGCTCGCGCGAGAAGGACCCGTATCTTATGTAGTGCGAACGAGTGACGGCCGCACACATAAACGACACGTAGATCAACTACATTTCAGAAAGTCGAGATTTACGCTCAGTGACATTGACGCTAAAGCACCTAATATATCACCCGTCTCCGATCAGCCAGCGGACAAGGTCCAAGTAGACATTCCGGATGCCACGGGGTTGCCCGCTGACGATACGGATAAAAACGACGGGGAAGGCGGAGGCGAGGATGAGTATGGCACGCCCCCGGGGACTCCGACAAAACGTGACGAACGTTCGCGCCGGAAAGCTGCTGTCCGTTGTTTAGAAAGATTTAAACAAATGTAG